caaaagagtaaacatatctttgacgtcgactgtacctacactatTTAAAATTGGGGGTGTTCACAAATACTACAATTTCTATGCTGAATTATACAGCTATCCTGATAATGTTTTTCTTTTCCTGGGCATAGGGCGACGAAGCCTTACAtctataattttaatttcaactgCAAGCAGCCCGGACATGGTTCAAATGAAAAAGTTAAATGCGACAGAATGTGCCGCTGCCGCTTGAGGTCTACAGGGAATGGTCAAAGTCAATAAatataacaacaagaaataccTTGTGTTCAATAGTAGTCTGCTGGTTCTTGTCTAGGTGCACCTTGATCAGCTGCGAGCCGTCCAGCTTGATCCGGATGCGCTTGCCCACAATCTCGGCGGGGAACACCAGGTCCTCGAGGATTGCGTCGTATACTGACGTTAGGGTCCTGAAAGGTAAGTAATGTTTCTAGTAACAACAGAAGGCAAATGTCAATGAATTTAGGCAAAATATAATGCTTTTATGAATGGCAAGAAACCTCCGAGTTGAAAACACAAGTTAAAATAAACTTAAGAAGTTTTAGATACAGCAAACAAGACCAATACCAAACCTTCGGTCCAAAAAATCTGATTTTGGTCAGACACAAATATTCAAAAACATCTGTCAAATCTAAAGTACCATTCATAATCGTTTCTCCCTTCATTCCATTTCGACATTTGTTTGTTAGAAAAGGACAGAATTTAACACCAGTTTTCTAAACAATATGaggtaataccccctattactgcaatgtcctgccgccagagtgtagctaAGCACATaatataaaggttccgtcagACAGGCGCGTTTCCGtgcggggcgtgagcggggcgtaagcgttttatatgtaaaagcggcgcgccccgctcacgccccgcccggaaaacgcgcctgtgtgacaaTGCCTTTAACCATAgattaacttatacatactgtcttaaacagttttttgacaagttttcactataaatttgatgcatcaaggcggtttgtttacaaagtctactgcgaaacgcgaaaatcgaaatttgctcgaatatgcaagagtgatagagaaacagataatgaaatttcgattttcgtgtttgtGCTAGTagcgccctctacgcagagttttgcgtaatattccctattgggtTACCTTGATCGTGGCCTCTTCTGTTTGTTAGCGACGCGCGTCTTGTGGCTGGGCTTGGGCAGAATCTTGCGGTCTCCGATGAACACCACATGTTTACCGCTGAACTTCTTCTCCAGCTCTCGGACCAGGCGGATCTGGATCTTCTGGAATGCCTTCAGCTTGGGCATCGGCACGTAGATGATGATTGACTGGAAATTAGAGAAAAGTTTGTGAATTGATCCGCCGTTTCAGAGATCCTTgttcgataatgttttttttttgacatgacgcacggagatttatgcaaatatttttatatgtgtatatagtgggtattagtggctactcatgcatattttttttgtaggtgtacctccgcgaatagtataaaaaataatgagaagaaaaataaaatgttttttttttataatgaagtataaggacatgatgATGATTAGAAAGAGAACAAAAATAATCGACGTCAACCACACTATGAAAAAACTAAAGTGGAAGTGGACTGGCCACATGCTCCGAGACAAAAGAGAAAAATGGTCAAAAGACATCACAACATGGTACCCAAGAGACGGAAAAAGGAATGATGGTAGACAAAAAATGAGATGGGAAGACGAGTTCAGGCAGGTGGCTGGAGCCTTATGGAGAAGACAGGCTCTGGACAGGGACGCGTGGAGGAATATGggagaggcctatgccaagggcAACCAGACAAAACGTCTGCGGAGAAAGGCTAGCAGTAAGCagtataaggacatgatgcacgttaaacatattcattttgtagtctattttattgttgtcaaatataattttgtttggttaatctaactggaacggtttacaaaatatgacactgatgaatgatacactgatgattttacattatcctgaataactcgaaaacaaaagaagatcgaggactgatattaagcatagagagttcttaggacctgccagtacaccacctgaaagaatgaccaaatccgttgttgggggcacttcttgtttgcttagcctgctagacccttttgcttatttaataaactcTAGTAGAAACAGACCGtgatggtcattttattttatagaccaGACCCCTGAGGAAACTAATTTGTGACCCCTAATCTagaaatttaaattattgcTCACACTATActtcttagtaaaaataaagtaggttCTTTTATATTCTCCTGCCAATTCAAGCTATAAAACTCATGGTCTTCTTCCTCgcttatcccggcattttgccacggctcatgggagcctggggtccgcttgacaacttaaatcccatgatttgacgtaggctttagtttttacgaaacaCTGCcagactgccatctgaccttccaacccagaggggaaactaggccttattgagaaGCTATAAAACTCATGGTATAAAGAATAAATGCATAATTTTGCAGTGGTTGGATTAGTTTTTCTGTAAAGTTGGATCTTATTAAAGATCCTTTCTACTAAGTTGAGAATTTGAAACTTGGATACTTCTGTTTAAGTGTCCTTTTAAAATAGAACTGATTAGTTCATTTAATATTACATGTGATGTTTATTCCACTTTGGATGTGCATCAAAATAAACACGTCAACATGGTGGCAGGGTATACCTGCTTCAGGATTTATTTAAAGACTTAGTAGTACTATTTATCTATCCCAAACACTTCATCCTGCCTTGGCTAATGACATGACTGATATGCCATATCTTAGACATGCTGTATCCCATTTGAACATAAACAAAACACGATATCCCTTCTAAAGTTGTTTCTGAatcaaataaatttatttagtaaATACCTTTTTGTTGTGCAGTTCAATCTCCTTAGCCTTGGTAATGTAAAGCTCCCTAAGCTGCGCCTTCAGGTCGGAGTTGGTCTCCAACTCGACCAGGGCCTGCGAGATCGACGTCTCGAAGGGGTCGGCATCGGCCGCGCTAGCTTTGATGATCTTCGTACTCATCTAGAAACCACAATTCACAATTTTAACACGGCCATACATTTATAGGTTAGAAAACTTTTTAACCTCACGACTTAGCAATTAACACCGAAATTCACTAAGGAATCACCACTAACAGCTTTTTTGATAAGGCTTTAGCTATTGCTAaggttaaatttaatttttatttcactTTAACCAACAAAAACAACGTTGAACACAGAGGGATCCGAAGTGTCACCACAAAATATCTATGTAATCTTTACCGTAACTGCCGGATTATGGGAAGTATTAAATccctaattaaataaaaaggtgGATAAACGTATTATTTGTGGAATAAtgctatttattttactaaaattatttaaaaattctCATCGACAGCTACCTTGAGAACTAACCGGGAGCGAAAGAGATAGAAAATCTGTGTGCCCAGCGTCAACACTTAAAAATCTTCTATACGTCGTTCAATCTTTAAACAACATGGAAGTGATGGAAGTAGACGTAActcaattttaaatatataattatgtttataaaaaatgaaattgaatgaaataatctttattttttagaaagaatagtatttatttgtcaaatttaataaatttgatCACAGTTATTCAAATAAACTACTAAATAGCAGAAAAGTTTTGTATGGTAACATTGAATTCGTTCGGAAATAGGTATAGTATTATTTTCAAACTATTTTAGTTTGAAAATAATACTATACTACTTAATAAATACTacttttacatatttataaaaagtatttttttgagGTTACAAtgcaaataattaatttttattaaaggTCTAACTtatgttaaataaatttaaagtcaTTCATCAAGAGAAATCTCAATGAAACTATAATTAtagaccaaagaatataatactcactaggagaagaacggtaactccatacaaaaaaatgtccccaaccgtttatacgtttatactagtggcgccgtctttgtgtaccaatggaactaaagttgacaaccggtttagcctggcgggtattggtaggtagtaattctgaggggctaccgcgaaaaccgaaattcgcaaattgcggggatcttactcttttactccaatgaaggcgtaattagagtgacagagaaaaatgcccgcaattgacgattttcggtattgacggtagccctactgttgataaacatatttgttatcttcatatcacgaaatatatgcaagatgcaaatattaccccttgtttgtggtattatcaattgatttaaataaaaggcatgtttatgtttataacattatatatattatttattaaaaaatgttttacatataaaactggcaacttaataaaaaaatagacattaataaagcgcattcacaaagttttcagtaccttttatacaaataacattaggcatgcctacctattacactttacacacagatacactacactttacatacggcattttacacagatttccaacttgtattcatacatttcttcacggttaattaatacgctttccagatgcgttatgactcggttccttctgaacccactaaagttgtaaatttcactctggctgcttcaacagccgttgctccgcatttagcacattttctatgtgcattgctgtaatccatgtaggtacagacttacagtcttaagtggtacgtagcggtacacgttgtatgtattatttaaagagttaataaataaaattttcgttatgaactttaaccacagcagttggacagagtcattgacaaatatattttttattatggtgggtagacgtacctaccctccatatattttatgaacattgataaagacagttggaagcaaatattcattataaaacgtaatcgcatgtaattaagttttaagcgttttaagtcccgttttatgattaatattgtataaaattcgtgataatttaaatcagagttgggagcaatgttgctgtagaaaaatgtttttattattattactcgcaactttttcccggaggccaacgcacacatagaagattaaggcgcacacatgcgcaattatttggggacataactttcttaggaagtgaacaggccttgttatagacggtcaagcaaatcttgtcagtaaaaaaaggcgcgaagttcaaattttctatgggacgatatcccttcgcgcctacatttttcaaatttgccgcctttttctactgacaagatctgcttgaccaagtatattttaaCGTCTTTCATTTCTAAAAAAGAAACTCCTGAACTGAATGCTTGTCAGTTTCTGCGCGGTTTGCTGTCAGTGtcactgtcaagtgtcaatgtcaaccaaaccaaaccaactGTTTCAGTTCCGACTTCAGGTGCTACGGTGCTCCGGTAATTCCTACGGGGAAAACCAAACCAAAAACCAATAAAATGCGCTGACTGCGTAACGTGGATCTGATTTTTATTATTAGGACTAGCATATGTATACTTTCTCGTACCTAGAAGCTTAAATAAATACTAGTTAATAGGATAGCCGTGTAAAATGTATGTAAACAAACATTTCAGCCGCTTGTCTAATAAGCTATGAAGGAAAGAGTTAATTTCCATTGAATAAACAAACCTTGAAATTGGACGCGTGTAGTCGTGTGAGCATTTATGTTACAGTCTTGTGATACAATGGAGCCACAAACTAATGGAACGAATGGGTgagtaatataaaaaaaattagagaaAAGCAAAGAGTATTACCGTTATTAGTATTACCGTTGTAAGTAGTGGGTAATCATGTTTAAGATTTAACCTTCTGATAGTACCACTTAAACATATACATtgtaaagataaaatatatacagaGAAACAATTAGCATAACTAACTTAAACTAGGTATTTTTCTCACTTCATGGTTTCTGTTGTTATTTAAAGATACGTTGAGCATAAGTACCATGTAACATGTAAAGTAAATGGAAGCTAGAGTCAAAGTATGGGTCATTGTATTTAACCACCTTTTATGATTAATGTAAAACCTAAGTAAAATGTAACCTGATGAAAGAGTTTGGCTCATCTTTAGAAAACATCTTTGTATCAGGGACCGGTTTGGTATCCCCTTCAAGGGTTTTCAAAGGAGTTTTTCCATAAGGCTTTGCTTACCATAGCTGTAGCTCACTAAAACTCGTTTTTAAGGGATAATATATGTACGTGTAAgctaaaattatttttcaaattcACATTATCTTTTTTTAAGTGGTTAGAAAtgataaactaaaataaatgtcatatacaatGGAATCAAACCAGCAACCTCTGCAATTGTGGTAGATGCCTAAACCACTTGGCCACACGGGTCACAAAAAAATTCAGTTTTATGGGGACCTTaaaaatttactttttaaaCGTGAAAGGTGGTGGTGGTcgagtggatctgacgtccgactttcaatctggaggttgtgggttcaaatcctggctcgtaccaatgagtttttcggaacttatatacggaatatcatttgatatttaccactagttgttcagtgaaggaaaacattgtgaggaaacctgcatacatccgcgaagaaattcaaaggtgtatgtgaagtccccaacccgcattgggccagcgtggggactattatagcctaaaccctcttgtgcttgagaggaggcctgtgcccagcagtgggacgtatataggctaaattattatattattaattattaaacatGAATCAGGTTTTTAAATGTCTAGAGTTATAAGTGACAGACACcgctttatcacgctgtcacataTACAAGGACAACCATCATATCCATATCATAAACCCATCCTATTTTcaggaaaaaaaatgtttttctttaATCAGTAATTAATATTGTCTCTTAACAAAGATAGGACAATATGACTTTCAAACGAAAAACAGTCTTATTGCTAAAAGAATAAGATTTAAAAAGGTTGAATTTTACTTCTACTCATAAATTAAAATGTGTATTGAAACAAGTGTTAAGCACCTATAATTTATTGGTAAGTAgatattgtaataatatgtgcAAAATCGACTCAAGGCGTCAAATTAACTAATGTACAGCATATCAATTTGTAAAAACTTTGTGAAATTTGACACTCCTTTGATggtgttatttttatttcacaaaaagtGATATAAATTTTTCCAACATCCCAAGTTTACGAACTTTAGGGTGAGCAATCGAGCAGTACATGCTTGCATCAGTAAATTCTATTATTCGTATTTCGCGActattagcacagaataaataatagtactaccgtacagaaaggaaacttcctacaaaaccgaagtttgacagcggttcagggccCGTAGCCAAATTACATTCGCTCCTTATCGATTCGATCTCTACGTTCGCGAGCGACTGGTCGATAATGTTTATAATAACCTAGCCAAGAGGCAATCTTTTTAGTTTTCGCTCATTCTATGCGCCAAGTcggtaaaaattaatttttgtctgtggttctcgttcaaaaccgtcaagaaacatcatctgtcagctgtcaagagtgtcaagtgaacagcgaatctaattttggagaaaataattgttttatcggtaagcaaattaaatatgttggtatttgtttaacttagtttatcacaattacgtgataaaataactctatatagtgtaatatttgaagagtgcgttgttaattgcatataattttgacctaaaGTTTAACAATTTCAGACAGCCGTCGTCCCCGCAGCCCCAACCAAGGCGGCGACGCAGCCAGAGCGGGCAAGAGCGGCTCCGCGGGCTCTTCTTCCATGCTGAGAAGTCCTCGCCAAGTTGGCACGTACAGTCAGAGCTGCCGCTGCAATGACGCCTTCATGGCACTTACCAGTGCTAAGGACGTGCACTGCTGGCTTACTTGACCAGAAGAGACAATACTTTAAGCGTTAGTATTGATTCAAACCGTGAAGTGAAATTGTGGACAGGTTTGCCCGAATCAGTGTAACCTCAGTGAATTCATTTACTTCATAGACTTCaaacattttcgaaattaacaaaagtcaagcggacattgaatacatagatgttatgcattagatttatctattaagatcgccgaggacaggaacacttggaaaagcatggtacatcgcgcaggaaactcttcaaactagacacgaccttcagcaatgaagacgccgactaagaagatgcattagataagataaaagctgcctgtgaaaccaaaactaataaatcatattgttacttaatattatttttttattacctacctgtctttgatttttgtttactcagtaatagatctaagtgagtgaggcgttaaaaatgaattaaacacatctttattatttatagtcaatggaaatttgggaaggtaatctcacccgctaagctactggctgttcatatttaaccttttgtatgctcctgtcaaaaatttgtaatttatatattaatcataattgaataaaataaaataaataaataaataaatattggggacatcttacacagatcaacctagccccaaactaaccaaagcttgtactatgggtgctaggcgacgatacacatacttatatagacaaatacaaacttatatacatagaaaacacccataactcaggaacaaatattagtgttcatcacacaaataaatgcccttactgggattcgaacccaggaccatcggcttagcaggcagggtcactactcactaggccagaccggtcgttgtacaaagacaacttttaaaaattaatgcattttttaaagttgaatataggtaagtacatgggagcagatctgctcctaagcataccaaaagttaaggtggtaaccaccataaataaatgacacaatgattgggttaaaaagttaatttattttattgaaaatctattaatgaaagatgcaGCAGGTATTTTTTGCCAGCAGCATGAAATCAGTAGCCAAGCATTCTTTcttgtttgtacatatattatgtacagtgtattaaaatagtaaaacaacactcaatatatttttgtggttgtacatgtgacatagtttcttcccttgaccctgactttggagcaccataaagtattggttcatatgccaaggctgcaatgaatatccaagtcacctgaaacaaaatgaatgcttagtttttcaacaaactctgtaacatttggttataatacttattctctaccagtcatgtgacaaaaaaaaaactaaatattttgtgtaagtacatgttatgattatttttatatagtgtgtaggtacagtcagctgcagagaaaaggtaccaccactacatagaagtttgtatgcaggggtgggaccttttctctgcagctgactgtatctgcgcctgccaaaagaagtcatatacaatgtttcataatatgaaaaagtttcattaatatggttgataatgtatatgtatgacaacagcccgtttggcctagttggtagtgactagtgaccctgccggttaagctgataatcctgagtttgaatccccggtaaggaaatttgtttgtgtaatgagcacagatattttgtacctgagtcatgggtgttgtctatgtatttaagtatagtttgtcaaaggactgtctcatttcaaacaacgacagagagaatcatactagctttgtcatataccagtactagcacccaaaagataagtatgagtatagttttcctggttcttactgactgacaaattggtttgaccatctatatatagttatctaagtaccctaagtacccccaacacaagtcttcttgagcttactgtagagtccgactagaaattgtagaaattaaaaagtagcaacactgtagtctcatccctttcaaatcaatttaagaaaatgggatgacactacaatattgctagttgttagtgaccttgcctatgaaggtgatggttttgcttcccgggaagggcatttatttgtgtgaagaacttttgttcccgagtctttatctatatttgtaaagcctttacctatatacctttgcctttacacattcaattcactttcctattgaaaaacaagtgcttgccattgcgcatatgggtaccaaatttaatctacaccgttcatcggtttatatttgatgacgtaacaggaacacattagttattttagcattaataacatattttatatacttattagtaggtatagtagggataagttattgactcactcttacctttgtagggacattgtttcgtgttgcatttgtgggtgcataatccatttttccatgacactgtcactatagataggtagatattcagcgcctcggtcacattaaaataaataaataaataaataaatattggggacatcttacacagatcaaacctagccccaaactaagcaaagcttgtactatgggtactaggcgacgatatacatacttgtatagataaatacatacttatatacatagaaaacaaccatgactcaggaacaaatattagtgttcatcacacaaataaatgcccttactgggattcgaacccaggaccatcggcttagcagacagggtcactatccactagaccagaccggtcgtcgacattggatcctttgggtgaaatgctgcgtacggcccacaatcctttgatcgtagcatacatgataagatcaccagctaagggcagtcctttcctaagcagtttcaagtttcaatagaggcgatttttcagacggcgcctgcgtctaagcgacacttccgagttgttcgccgcccacaataatgttgaagtatgctttttattacaaattctaaTTTACAAACACTATTATTCGGTATTTTCTTGTGCTTCGGTAAGTTATCTGCAAGGGGATTGCTCGCGCTACGTATCGACACCTAGGAGGCGATAAcgcttgtcaaaagtgtcacttggctagacaatgtatgacagatgtcgaatcccggtaacgaaagttttgcgtttcgttacaacattgcaacttggctaacatttttgtattcgttaatatttttcgacagactcatctacggtacctgtcattcccatacattttttatcgattcgttagcgatatcttttttcgaaatgcgttttggctaggcccccagggtcgaatcatgctatccctttctaatatatggcactatccctttcggctattgagggttgtcaaaattcaagtgattatcttatctgtggtcgtgcacgcagaaggaagtcaagtggtgccaaccctaataattgctcggagcaatgctgagccgagcggagccgagtttgaccgatctcaggagtttcgcacccctgctattAGTTAGTCATAAATGTTATAgttatagtaggtaggtactgtagatgtacatatacctacctacta
The Cydia splendana chromosome 20, ilCydSple1.2, whole genome shotgun sequence DNA segment above includes these coding regions:
- the LOC134800492 gene encoding small ribosomal subunit protein eS7, translating into MSTKIIKASAADADPFETSISQALVELETNSDLKAQLRELYITKAKEIELHNKKSIIIYVPMPKLKAFQKIQIRLVRELEKKFSGKHVVFIGDRKILPKPSHKTRVANKQKRPRSRTLTSVYDAILEDLVFPAEIVGKRIRIKLDGSQLIKVHLDKNQQTTIEHKVDTFQSVYKKLTGREVTFEFPEPYL